The Staphylococcus carnosus genome has a segment encoding these proteins:
- a CDS encoding PTS lactose/cellobiose transporter subunit IIA — protein sequence MSNKEENMMIGFTIVAIAGDARREVMAALAAAKDNNFEQARQHIVEANDFITEAHKEQTQMLAKEAAGEASDISFIMVHGQDHLMTTMALRDAANYMIDLYEQLHDLKQQ from the coding sequence ATGAGCAACAAAGAAGAAAATATGATGATTGGTTTTACAATCGTAGCAATTGCAGGCGATGCACGTCGTGAGGTTATGGCTGCTTTAGCTGCTGCTAAAGATAACAACTTCGAACAAGCCCGTCAACATATTGTAGAAGCAAATGATTTCATCACTGAAGCACACAAAGAACAAACACAAATGTTAGCAAAAGAAGCAGCCGGAGAAGCATCTGATATTAGTTTTATCATGGTACATGGTCAAGACCATTTGATGACAACAATGGCATTACGTGATGCAGCAAATTACATGATTGATCTTTATGAACAACTACATGATTTAAAACAACAATAA
- a CDS encoding serine hydrolase domain-containing protein, with protein MKRILIFVIAVVALVFVITYGLNRHNHVQPNDKNEKKISGRIAKEDVDYETIVNKKEPVYKNIDKYLKKEKFNGTIVIYHQGKIMLNKGYGFQDFDIAQKASPNTMYLIGSAQKFTTGLMLKKLETEGKVNINDPITKYLPWFKTSKPLYLKDFMLHRTGLKKYKATSQIHDIDGASKWMQNEGIQPGMYHKHMYNDGNYIVLARVIEVVTKESYAKYFNDNFAKPYDLERTAFYNDTTFQPYMAQGYNNMKIFQKPEFLDQYYGAGNLYMAPKDVAKLVIDLQNYKIFSKQVTDPLLYSVKTKEYPGSYRYGFYSNGQEHRLNGVFFGQQLTSYFNKDYVVVMGNNYQNKTGKNEKMLHHIYVNMLHQRSPNVKKPIKKINRQNVG; from the coding sequence ATGAAGAGAATTCTAATTTTTGTAATTGCTGTTGTTGCACTTGTATTTGTTATAACCTATGGATTAAACCGTCATAATCATGTTCAACCGAATGATAAAAATGAAAAGAAAATATCGGGACGTATCGCAAAAGAAGATGTTGATTATGAAACAATTGTAAATAAAAAAGAACCGGTTTATAAAAACATAGATAAATATCTAAAAAAAGAAAAATTCAACGGCACCATTGTCATCTATCATCAAGGTAAAATTATGTTGAATAAAGGTTATGGTTTTCAAGATTTTGATATCGCCCAAAAAGCTTCTCCAAATACAATGTATTTGATTGGCTCTGCCCAAAAATTTACGACTGGCCTGATGTTGAAAAAATTAGAAACTGAAGGAAAAGTGAATATAAATGATCCAATCACAAAATATCTTCCATGGTTTAAGACGAGCAAACCACTCTATTTAAAAGACTTTATGCTTCATAGAACAGGGTTGAAAAAATATAAAGCTACAAGTCAAATTCATGACATAGATGGCGCATCGAAATGGATGCAAAATGAAGGTATTCAGCCTGGTATGTATCATAAGCATATGTATAATGATGGAAATTATATTGTTTTGGCACGCGTAATAGAAGTTGTTACAAAAGAATCTTATGCAAAATATTTTAATGATAACTTTGCGAAGCCATATGATTTAGAAAGAACCGCTTTTTATAACGACACAACTTTCCAACCTTATATGGCACAGGGATATAATAATATGAAGATTTTCCAAAAGCCTGAGTTTCTAGATCAATACTATGGAGCTGGAAATTTATATATGGCACCTAAAGATGTTGCAAAATTAGTCATTGATTTACAAAATTATAAAATTTTCTCTAAACAAGTGACTGATCCATTACTTTATAGTGTTAAAACTAAAGAATATCCAGGGTCTTATCGATATGGATTTTATTCAAACGGACAAGAACATCGTCTGAATGGGGTGTTTTTCGGTCAACAACTGACTTCTTATTTTAATAAGGATTATGTTGTGGTAATGGGTAATAATTATCAAAATAAAACTGGTAAAAACGAAAAAATGCTTCATCATATTTATGTAAATATGCTCCATCAACGTTCTCCTAATGTGAAGAAGCCAATAAAAAAAATCAATCGACAAAATGTCGGTTGA
- a CDS encoding DUF2538 family protein: MTRKTYEKLNNINGMFGILEQQIIHSKDMAHFRNEFFYVNHEHRENYEALLLYYKDSVENPFIDGACYIVALPEIFDRVDVFQAELPFSWVYDENGVTETMQQISVPIQYLIAAALEVTDVNIFKPSGFTMGMNNWNIAQMRIFWQYTAIVRKYAQ; encoded by the coding sequence ATGACACGAAAAACATATGAAAAACTTAACAATATTAATGGAATGTTTGGTATTTTAGAACAGCAAATCATTCATAGTAAAGATATGGCACACTTTCGCAATGAATTTTTCTATGTAAATCATGAACATCGCGAGAATTACGAAGCATTACTTCTTTATTATAAAGACAGTGTAGAAAATCCGTTTATCGATGGTGCTTGTTATATTGTCGCACTTCCAGAAATATTCGATCGTGTAGACGTATTCCAAGCTGAATTACCATTCTCATGGGTGTACGATGAAAATGGTGTTACAGAAACCATGCAACAAATCAGTGTCCCTATTCAATATCTTATTGCTGCTGCTTTAGAAGTAACAGATGTAAATATCTTTAAACCTTCCGGTTTCACAATGGGAATGAACAATTGGAACATTGCTCAAATGCGTATCTTCTGGCAATATACTGCTATTGTAAGAAAATATGCTCAATAA
- a CDS encoding phospho-sugar mutase gives MRVNWENKLEESLVSDFYNEQSDVIRDEGFEDTLAFGTAGIRGLLGLGPGRLNAFTVRKVAAGLANYLKEHKANSKVVIHFDTRFLSEEFAHEIAAILAENGVHTIVGDRYRSTPELSFAVRYLNADAGVMITASHNPKEYNGIKVYGADGGQLLPEASEMLSSYINQIENPLELDGGDFETGLNKGLITYLASDVSKAYRDSVEALVKNIPSQKDKVVLTSLHGTSLPLLSEILDDLGYRNYVIEEEQSKPDGSFPTVAYANPEEEQAFDYSLRLANKENAQLILATDPDADRFGMIERYENGEYRYFNGNEIGLILLKLRYENIKSKNKNTPLYMVKSIVSSAASDRLAQALEIENNTVLTGFKYISEILQNKENSEDELVLGYEESHGYLAAPFSRDKDAIQMIPLVVKYKNQLTEKGMNFQDLLTEIYKVTGIYKDCTISPKFEGLTGRQKMDDLLEDFRNNSPNEICGLKVKRVEDYQTCLITDIDSGEQSATVLPKANLIRFIFEEGFIALRPSGTEPKIKVYFSLNVGDLNKVVTEFKSTYLS, from the coding sequence ATGAGAGTTAATTGGGAAAATAAACTTGAGGAAAGTTTAGTTTCAGATTTTTATAATGAACAAAGCGATGTAATTCGTGATGAAGGATTTGAAGATACATTAGCGTTTGGCACAGCTGGTATCAGAGGATTATTAGGTTTAGGACCTGGTCGTTTGAATGCATTTACAGTACGCAAAGTAGCTGCAGGTTTAGCTAACTATCTTAAAGAACATAAAGCAAATTCAAAAGTAGTCATTCATTTTGATACACGATTTTTATCTGAAGAATTTGCTCATGAAATTGCTGCAATATTAGCAGAAAATGGTGTACATACAATAGTAGGAGACCGTTATCGTTCCACACCTGAACTTTCATTTGCGGTAAGATATCTAAATGCTGATGCCGGTGTTATGATAACAGCCAGCCATAATCCTAAAGAATATAATGGGATTAAAGTTTATGGTGCAGATGGAGGTCAATTACTTCCTGAAGCTTCTGAAATGTTGAGCAGTTATATTAATCAAATTGAAAATCCTCTTGAGTTAGATGGGGGAGATTTTGAAACAGGTTTAAATAAAGGTTTGATTACGTATTTAGCCAGCGATGTAAGCAAAGCATATCGTGATTCTGTTGAAGCTCTTGTTAAAAACATTCCATCACAAAAAGATAAAGTTGTACTTACTAGCTTACATGGTACAAGTTTGCCGCTATTATCTGAAATACTAGATGATTTAGGTTATCGCAATTATGTGATTGAAGAAGAACAATCTAAACCAGACGGCAGTTTTCCAACTGTAGCATATGCTAATCCTGAAGAAGAACAAGCTTTTGATTATAGCTTGCGCTTAGCAAATAAAGAAAATGCACAACTTATTTTAGCCACTGACCCTGATGCTGATCGCTTTGGCATGATTGAACGTTATGAAAATGGGGAGTATCGTTATTTCAATGGTAATGAAATTGGTTTGATTTTATTAAAGTTACGTTATGAGAACATTAAATCAAAAAATAAAAATACACCTTTATATATGGTGAAATCTATAGTGAGCAGTGCAGCAAGTGATCGTTTAGCACAAGCATTAGAAATTGAAAACAATACTGTTTTAACTGGATTCAAATATATCTCTGAAATTCTTCAAAACAAAGAGAACTCAGAAGATGAACTGGTTTTAGGATACGAAGAAAGTCATGGTTATTTAGCAGCCCCATTTTCAAGAGATAAAGATGCTATACAAATGATACCGTTAGTTGTAAAATATAAAAATCAATTAACAGAAAAAGGAATGAATTTCCAAGATTTGTTAACTGAAATTTATAAAGTTACTGGTATATATAAAGACTGTACGATTTCTCCAAAATTTGAGGGACTAACTGGACGTCAAAAAATGGATGATTTACTTGAAGACTTCCGTAATAATTCACCTAATGAAATTTGCGGGTTGAAAGTAAAAAGAGTTGAGGATTACCAAACTTGTTTAATTACAGATATAGATAGTGGTGAACAAAGTGCTACGGTTCTACCGAAAGCGAATCTGATTCGTTTTATTTTTGAAGAAGGTTTTATAGCATTACGACCTTCTGGAACAGAACCTAAAATCAAAGTTTACTTTTCGTTAAATGTAGGGGACTTAAACAAAGTGGTGACTGAATTTAAATCAACTTATTTATCCTAG
- a CDS encoding PepSY domain-containing protein translates to MKTKMLSLLLASGVVLAACGQGGSSDEGKKSDNDNNKTEQKQSGDTSSTSETGKNSKTIKLNDIKTSPEDAVKTAKKEYDGEVKEISFEKEQGKWAYKVDLQKQGEEAEVVINDNDGKLMHKSTEKEDDYDKNKSFEYKDFKSYKDIIKKAQNDFDGDIHEWSLSKDDDQGKFVYDLDLQKGNNKHEFSYDAKTGKLLSNEKDN, encoded by the coding sequence ATGAAGACAAAAATGTTATCATTACTGCTTGCCTCTGGAGTTGTTTTAGCAGCTTGCGGTCAAGGCGGTTCAAGTGATGAAGGTAAAAAATCAGATAATGATAATAACAAAACAGAACAAAAACAGTCTGGTGATACTTCAAGTACTTCTGAAACAGGTAAAAACAGTAAAACAATTAAATTGAATGATATTAAAACTTCGCCTGAAGATGCGGTAAAAACTGCTAAGAAAGAATATGATGGAGAAGTAAAAGAAATTTCGTTCGAAAAAGAACAAGGTAAATGGGCATATAAAGTAGATTTACAAAAACAAGGTGAAGAAGCCGAAGTTGTAATTAATGATAATGACGGCAAATTAATGCATAAATCTACTGAAAAAGAAGACGATTATGATAAAAATAAATCATTTGAATACAAAGATTTCAAGTCTTATAAAGATATTATTAAAAAAGCCCAAAATGATTTTGATGGAGATATTCATGAATGGTCACTCTCTAAAGATGATGACCAAGGTAAATTTGTTTATGATTTAGATTTACAAAAAGGTAATAATAAACATGAATTCAGCTATGATGCTAAAACCGGTAAATTATTATCTAATGAAAAAGACAATTAA
- a CDS encoding GNAT family N-acetyltransferase: MYKIAKSKKELNDCFELRKEVFVDEQNVPQENEFDEYEDEATHIIVYDVNHRPIAAARYRSYQNKAKIERVVVVKDQRMHGIGRKLMQFIEEEAQKDGFKEAILNGQIQAQPFYESLGYHPQGEIFLEEAIEHIEMQKQL, translated from the coding sequence ATGTATAAAATTGCCAAAAGCAAAAAAGAATTAAATGACTGTTTCGAACTTAGAAAAGAAGTTTTTGTAGATGAACAAAATGTTCCTCAAGAAAATGAATTTGATGAATATGAAGATGAAGCTACTCATATCATTGTATATGATGTTAATCATAGACCTATTGCAGCTGCAAGATATCGTTCATATCAAAATAAAGCGAAAATTGAACGCGTTGTTGTTGTTAAAGATCAAAGAATGCATGGTATCGGCCGTAAATTAATGCAATTTATTGAAGAAGAAGCTCAAAAAGATGGCTTTAAAGAAGCAATATTAAATGGACAAATTCAAGCTCAACCTTTTTATGAATCTTTAGGTTATCATCCACAAGGCGAAATATTTTTAGAAGAAGCAATCGAACATATCGAAATGCAAAAGCAACTTTAA
- a CDS encoding LCP family protein encodes MNKVFKYFLILLSLVLVIIPIIFAVMLLKTSQNAINTSFSGDNTDRKSNLRSEKVNPSKDPVSILFLGIDDNKGRRENGQSTEHSRTDAMILSTLNPDKNQVRMLSIPRDTISYIPKVGYYDKITHAHAYGGPVAAMDSVEATLNVPVDYYVRVDMDAFVQAVDELGGIYYDVPYDINEPNTNDDGRIKVKKGYRKLNGDQALAVARTRHQDSDLKRGQRQMELIKILFKKAQKLDSVNKLNNLVEIVGKNSKHDLSNKDIQALLSTYLPSDLKIKTNQLKGDNDMLNGIYYYNPDMKSIKKFSNLLRGDLGLSKIKNDNEFLNQRVIDQYGELVPLTEIDKSLLRKNQHDTSKGNNDSDVDEGNNDNQSQEQDNNQQDNQNQGNPNDGSQQDPNAQQDPYGYNQDQQQAPDQSQQGNQQPDMNNSQQAPSNQGYY; translated from the coding sequence ATGAACAAAGTTTTTAAATATTTTTTAATTTTACTCTCGCTTGTCCTGGTCATTATTCCTATCATTTTTGCAGTGATGCTTTTAAAAACATCTCAAAATGCCATTAATACTTCATTTAGTGGTGACAACACTGATAGAAAATCAAATTTGAGAAGTGAAAAAGTAAACCCTTCTAAAGATCCTGTTTCCATCTTATTTTTAGGAATAGATGATAATAAAGGAAGACGAGAAAATGGTCAATCTACGGAACATTCAAGAACAGATGCAATGATTTTATCTACACTTAATCCTGACAAAAACCAAGTAAGAATGCTAAGTATCCCACGTGATACAATCAGTTATATTCCAAAAGTAGGATACTATGATAAAATAACGCACGCTCATGCTTATGGCGGTCCTGTTGCAGCAATGGATTCCGTAGAAGCTACATTAAACGTACCTGTAGATTATTATGTACGTGTGGATATGGATGCGTTTGTTCAAGCCGTAGATGAATTAGGCGGTATTTATTACGACGTACCATACGATATCAATGAACCTAACACAAATGATGACGGTCGTATCAAAGTGAAAAAAGGTTACCGCAAATTAAACGGCGACCAAGCTTTAGCTGTGGCTCGAACTAGACATCAAGACTCTGACTTGAAGCGTGGTCAAAGACAAATGGAATTGATTAAAATTCTATTTAAGAAAGCCCAAAAATTAGATTCAGTTAATAAATTGAACAATTTGGTTGAAATTGTAGGAAAGAATTCTAAACATGATTTATCAAATAAAGATATACAAGCCCTACTAAGTACATATCTTCCATCTGATCTTAAAATTAAAACTAATCAATTAAAAGGCGATAACGACATGCTGAATGGTATTTATTATTACAATCCAGACATGAAAAGTATTAAGAAGTTCTCTAATTTATTGCGTGGAGATTTAGGTTTATCTAAGATTAAAAATGACAATGAATTCTTGAATCAACGTGTCATTGATCAATATGGTGAACTCGTTCCACTAACTGAGATTGATAAAAGCCTTCTACGCAAGAATCAGCATGACACTTCTAAAGGCAACAATGATTCTGATGTTGATGAAGGTAATAATGATAACCAAAGCCAAGAGCAAGATAATAATCAGCAAGATAATCAGAATCAAGGCAATCCGAATGATGGGTCTCAACAAGACCCGAATGCTCAACAAGATCCATACGGATATAATCAAGACCAACAACAAGCACCTGATCAATCACAACAAGGAAACCAACAGCCTGATATGAACAACAGTCAACAAGCACCTTCTAATCAAGGGTATTATTAA
- a CDS encoding glucosaminidase domain-containing protein produces the protein MSKKFHYKAPAIIALTIAGTAITTHQAFADSSTGTNTNTDSNRTADQTQQPTNQTKSTQVQTNDSNNKVAGTQAYKDPSQVQPVNDNQNLNYDSKLEDLDSKADNSNVTAAGQTSDEQPSNVSNTSEDNSTNTSQQPEQSAKDEVQNPTNQTNVDNNQAQQSTNDATKPQQEQDAVQPQSNEKTLDNSNDQQSNIEQNKDQIDNTATVNPEQQKSEQSNKEAVQQSVQSETANTESKAAPKLAMRSFAAQPTTNTTQKLAVQPAAQTAKAPATATAKTAATSSLPKYKPAVNSSINDYIRKNNFKAPTYEQDISPYLPKNEYRYGKPEGIVVHDTANDNSNINGEISYMKNNWQNAFVHGFIDGNRIVETADTDYLAWGAGPVANQRFIHIELVHEHSYDGFARQMNNYADYAATNLQYYGLTPDSAEYDGQGTVWTHYAISKYLGGTDHSDPHAYLQAHNYSYDQLYDLINEKYLIKQGKVAPWGTTSSTTTNTSNTPKPSTTPSNSQLKVIPVDSIGRVAANNHGVYTTVYDKAGVQKPSVNNRTYRLTKKALLGDKSFYLITDYNKNTNVGWVQTSDIDYRVGKPVTANTTTYSVQPGTKLYHTPWGSELQSIGSVTGTGAQQFKAQKQTEVGTSTYVYGAVNGKNAWVDSAKLSKYTAPKTATKTVAAPKTQVKAASTTTPSTTKTAAKPVAKTNTATKTAAKPVAKANTATKTTAKTNVVTKAATAVKKAVQPTAKAATTAKPAAKTATNTAVKPAAKTTTATKAKSTSPLNQTVVVNKLGQYVSNQYGLRASVYDAKGSNAAKYLGYTYDILRERNQDGTLYYLLQNNGLTTPLGWVNAKDVKVVNQSNATPVSTKYNVKQGSNGLYTMPWGTSKQQIDNLKQTNSAFQASKRKIVDGAAYVYGTVNGKTGWIAEKDLVQSNAKAATTPVKAQPATAYKHNYIIANAGSNYYNAPNGKVLGSLRDKYGNIISVYEKQLVNGVTWYHGTLANGTAIWVKAADVRDTLTRTTTSNYSLNQAANIQSSSPWPPQVQHTPGKWVNATKDEVKTAIDPKTITEDATQKYQFLRLDKAQNLSTSSVNQLLKGKGILEGQGAAFAQAAQKYDINEIYLISHALLETGNGTSELSNGGYVDNNNKVVTNSSKKYYNMFGIGAIDTDAVRGGFKTAQNYGWDTVSKAIVGGAQFIKDAYINQGQNTLYRMRWNPSSPGNHQYATDINWASHNATRMKTMYDSIGESGKYFDVDNYKG, from the coding sequence ATGTCTAAAAAGTTTCATTACAAAGCACCCGCTATCATAGCACTCACTATTGCAGGCACTGCAATCACTACGCATCAAGCTTTTGCAGATAGTTCAACTGGAACTAATACAAACACAGACAGCAATCGTACTGCAGATCAGACACAACAACCGACTAATCAAACGAAAAGCACTCAAGTTCAAACGAATGATTCAAATAATAAAGTTGCAGGTACACAAGCATATAAAGATCCTTCTCAAGTACAACCTGTTAATGATAATCAAAATTTGAACTATGATTCAAAACTTGAGGATTTAGATTCTAAAGCAGACAATAGTAATGTTACTGCTGCAGGACAAACTTCTGATGAGCAGCCATCAAATGTATCTAATACATCTGAAGACAATTCTACAAATACATCTCAGCAACCTGAGCAATCAGCAAAAGACGAGGTTCAAAATCCGACAAATCAAACTAATGTTGACAATAATCAGGCTCAACAAAGTACAAATGATGCAACAAAACCTCAACAAGAACAAGATGCTGTTCAACCACAATCTAATGAAAAAACTTTAGATAATTCAAATGATCAACAAAGTAATATTGAACAAAATAAAGACCAAATAGACAATACAGCGACTGTAAACCCAGAGCAACAAAAGTCTGAACAATCGAACAAAGAAGCGGTACAACAATCTGTACAATCAGAAACTGCAAATACAGAAAGCAAAGCCGCACCTAAATTAGCTATGCGCTCTTTCGCTGCACAACCGACAACTAATACAACTCAAAAACTAGCAGTTCAACCTGCTGCTCAAACGGCTAAAGCACCGGCAACTGCAACTGCTAAAACAGCTGCCACTTCTTCGTTACCGAAGTATAAACCAGCTGTGAACTCATCTATTAATGATTATATTCGTAAAAACAACTTTAAAGCGCCAACTTATGAACAAGATATTTCTCCATATCTTCCTAAAAATGAATACCGCTACGGCAAACCAGAAGGTATTGTAGTTCATGATACAGCGAATGATAATTCAAATATTAATGGCGAAATTAGTTATATGAAAAACAATTGGCAAAATGCCTTTGTACATGGATTTATCGATGGAAACCGTATTGTAGAAACTGCAGATACTGACTATCTTGCATGGGGTGCTGGTCCCGTTGCTAACCAACGTTTCATCCACATCGAGCTTGTGCATGAACATAGTTATGATGGTTTCGCTCGTCAAATGAATAACTATGCCGACTATGCAGCAACTAACTTACAATATTATGGTTTAACACCAGATAGCGCTGAATACGATGGTCAAGGTACAGTTTGGACTCACTATGCCATTTCAAAATATTTAGGCGGAACTGACCATTCAGATCCACACGCTTATTTACAAGCGCATAACTATAGTTATGATCAGTTATATGATTTAATTAATGAAAAATATTTAATTAAACAAGGAAAAGTAGCACCTTGGGGTACTACATCTAGCACAACAACAAATACATCAAACACACCAAAACCATCAACAACACCTTCTAACTCACAATTAAAAGTAATTCCTGTTGATTCAATTGGTCGTGTTGCAGCTAATAACCATGGTGTATATACAACTGTATATGACAAAGCTGGCGTACAAAAACCTTCAGTTAATAACAGAACATATCGTTTAACTAAAAAAGCTTTATTAGGCGATAAATCATTCTATTTAATTACTGACTATAATAAAAATACTAACGTGGGATGGGTTCAAACTAGTGATATCGACTACCGTGTTGGTAAACCTGTCACAGCTAATACAACAACATATTCTGTGCAGCCAGGCACAAAACTTTATCACACACCTTGGGGTTCTGAACTTCAATCTATCGGTTCAGTAACAGGAACAGGCGCTCAACAGTTTAAAGCTCAAAAACAAACTGAAGTCGGTACTTCAACATACGTTTATGGTGCAGTGAATGGTAAAAACGCTTGGGTTGATAGTGCAAAATTATCAAAATATACTGCACCAAAAACTGCTACTAAAACTGTTGCAGCACCAAAAACACAAGTTAAAGCAGCTAGCACTACAACACCATCAACAACTAAAACTGCAGCTAAACCTGTTGCTAAAACTAATACAGCAACTAAAACTGCGGCTAAACCTGTTGCTAAAGCTAATACAGCAACTAAAACTACTGCCAAAACTAATGTTGTAACTAAAGCTGCAACTGCAGTTAAAAAAGCAGTTCAACCAACAGCTAAAGCAGCAACTACAGCTAAACCTGCTGCCAAAACAGCGACTAACACTGCTGTTAAACCTGCTGCGAAGACAACAACTGCTACTAAAGCTAAGAGTACTTCTCCACTTAATCAAACTGTTGTTGTAAATAAATTAGGACAATATGTTTCTAATCAATATGGTTTACGTGCTTCAGTTTATGATGCTAAAGGTTCTAATGCAGCTAAGTATTTAGGTTACACTTACGACATTTTAAGAGAACGTAATCAAGATGGTACACTTTACTATCTATTACAAAACAATGGGCTTACAACACCTCTTGGTTGGGTGAATGCTAAAGATGTGAAAGTTGTAAATCAAAGTAACGCTACCCCTGTTTCAACAAAATACAATGTTAAACAAGGCAGCAACGGACTTTATACAATGCCTTGGGGTACTTCAAAACAACAAATTGATAATTTAAAACAAACTAATAGTGCCTTCCAAGCATCTAAACGTAAAATAGTTGATGGTGCAGCTTATGTTTACGGTACTGTAAATGGCAAAACAGGTTGGATTGCTGAAAAAGATTTAGTTCAATCAAATGCTAAAGCAGCGACTACTCCTGTTAAAGCACAACCTGCTACAGCATATAAACACAACTATATCATCGCAAATGCTGGAAGTAATTATTATAATGCGCCAAACGGTAAAGTTTTAGGTTCATTAAGAGATAAATACGGTAATATCATTTCTGTATATGAAAAACAACTTGTAAACGGTGTTACTTGGTATCACGGAACTTTAGCAAATGGTACTGCAATTTGGGTTAAAGCTGCAGATGTTCGTGACACGTTAACTAGAACAACTACTTCTAATTATTCATTAAACCAAGCAGCTAATATTCAATCTAGCTCACCTTGGCCACCACAGGTTCAACACACACCTGGCAAATGGGTAAATGCGACTAAAGATGAAGTGAAAACTGCAATAGATCCAAAAACTATAACTGAAGATGCTACACAAAAATACCAATTCTTACGTCTAGATAAAGCACAAAATCTTTCAACAAGCAGTGTTAACCAATTGTTGAAAGGAAAAGGTATCTTAGAAGGACAAGGTGCAGCATTTGCTCAAGCTGCACAAAAATATGATATTAATGAAATCTACTTAATATCTCATGCTTTATTGGAAACTGGCAATGGTACATCCGAACTTTCAAATGGCGGATATGTAGATAATAATAATAAAGTTGTTACAAACAGCAGCAAAAAATATTACAATATGTTCGGTATAGGCGCAATTGATACTGATGCTGTCCGTGGCGGATTCAAAACTGCTCAAAATTATGGTTGGGACACAGTAAGCAAAGCAATTGTCGGAGGCGCTCAATTCATTAAAGATGCTTATATTAACCAAGGTCAAAATACGTTATATCGTATGCGCTGGAACCCAAGTTCACCTGGCAACCACCAATATGCTACTGATATTAACTGGGCAAGCCATAATGCAACTCGTATGAAAACAATGTATGATTCTATTGGTGAATCAGGTAAATATTTCGATGTAGATAATTATAAAGGCTAA
- a CDS encoding MarR family transcriptional regulator, with product MYKQLEQQITVTNNDLIIVNKRFGQRANLTTEQIELLRTLNEYHRLSQFDLTMKVGKEQSIVSRWIKKLVNLGYVVRHQSHQDLRCKELEITDKSRILINQINEARQELIEARCEKLSEDDVKQLNELLVKLNKKSFVI from the coding sequence ATGTATAAACAACTTGAACAACAAATTACTGTTACAAATAATGATTTGATTATAGTAAACAAACGTTTTGGACAACGCGCAAATTTAACAACAGAGCAAATAGAACTTTTGAGAACCCTTAACGAGTATCATCGCTTGTCTCAATTTGATTTAACAATGAAAGTAGGGAAGGAACAATCTATTGTTTCTCGTTGGATAAAAAAATTGGTCAATCTTGGTTATGTAGTACGTCATCAATCACATCAAGACTTACGATGCAAGGAACTAGAAATTACAGACAAATCACGTATTTTGATTAACCAGATCAATGAAGCACGTCAAGAATTAATAGAAGCACGATGTGAGAAGTTGTCTGAAGATGATGTTAAACAATTAAACGAACTATTAGTGAAATTGAATAAAAAAAGTTTTGTCATATAG